Within the Arthrobacter caoxuetaonis genome, the region AGCACCGCTTCCGCCGCTGCCAGCGATCCTCCAAAGAGCCTGGCGCTGGCTTCGTGCATGCCCTCAAAGGCCGGGTCGTCTTCGGTACCCAGTCCCAGCGGTTCATTTACCTGCCCGGGATTCCGGCTGACGTCACGCACGGCGGCAACGTATTCGGGCAGATGGACCCGGGCCAGCTGGGAGTCGCTTGCGACGAACGAATCGGTCAGGCTCACCTGCGGGAGGTCGAAGATTCCCAGTTCCTTCGCGAGCCGGGCAGTGAGGTCCAGGCGGAGCGGACTCATGGGATGGTTTGGCCCAAAGTTGTAGCCCATCATCGACTCGTCCCACACGATGCGTGTTGGAATCGCGGGGAGGCTCAGCCCGGAAGTGGTCATGCTCACAGGCTACGCGATGCGGCCCCCGCGTCCCGCAACGCCGGCGGCAGGGTTAAGTGGTTTACTACCTATTCAGGACCACCGCGCACAGAACTGGACTTTTCTACCCATGGCATCCGATCCTCAGCTGACGCGGCAGACCAACCTGCGCCGCCCCCTCGGCTTGGTAGTTGCAGCCCGGGACTTCATAGACGCCGTGGCCAACTCGTCCCCGGCGCGGCTGGCCCTGATCGTCTTTTCCCTTGTCATCCTGTTGTTCACGGCCCTCCTGGCACTGCCCGTGGCGTCCTCCTCGGGGCAGGCCACCGCCCTGCATGATGCGTTGTTCACGGCTGTTTCGGCCGTCTGCGTCACCGGGCTGACCGTGGTGTCCACGGCAACCCACTGGTCCGCGTTCGGCCAGGTACTCATTCTGGTGGCTATCCAGGTGGGCGGCCTGGGCATCCTGACCATGGCTTCACTGCTGGCACTGGCCGTGAACCGGCGTCTGGGCCTGCGCGGCAAGCTGATCGCACAGGAAGGCATGAACACCGGCCGCCTGGGCGAGGTCGGCAACCTGCTGCGGATCGTTGTCAGCACCACGGTGCTGATTGAACTCGCGCTGGCCGCTGTGCTGGCACCCCGGTTCATGATCTTGGGCGAGTCACCGGGACAGGCGATTTGGCACGCCGTCTTTTACGCCGTCTCCTCCTTCAACAACGCCGGGTTCACGCCGCACTCGGACGGTTTGGTGCCGTACGAATATGACCTGTGGGTCCTGGTGCCGATCATGGTCGGCGTCTTCATTGGCAGCCTGGGCTTCCCGGTCATCATGGTCCTGCTGCAGAGCCGGCTGCGGGCCCGGGGTTGGAACCTGCACACCAAGCTCACGGTGCTGATGTCACTGATCCTGTTGGTTGCCGGCACGCTGCTCTGGGCGGTTTTCGAATGGTTCAACCAGCGCACCATTGCCGGGATGGGCGTCGGAGAGAAGATCCTGCACGCCCTGTTCGCCTCCGTGATGATGCGTTCGGGCGGCTTCAGCCTGGTGGACATGGCGGACCAGGACGCCTCCACCCTTCTCATCACGGACATGCTGATGTTCGCCGGCGGCGGCTCCGCATCGACGGCCGGCGGCATCAAGGTGACCACCATTGCCGTGATCTTCCTGGCCATCGTTGCCGAGGCCCGCGGTGACACGGACGTCCGCGCCTTCGGACGGAACATCCCGGCCGGTGCCCTGCGCGTGGCCATTTCCGTGGTGATCCTGGGCGCAACCATGGTGGCGATGGCTACCATCGGGCTGCTGGTCGTCACGGACGAAACCCTGCAGCCGGTACTGTTCGAAGTGATCTCTGCCTTCGCTACCGTAGGACTAAGTGTTGGGCTCAGTCCCGAGCTGCCGCCGTCTGGCAAGTACATCCTGGCCGGCCTGATGTTCGCCGGGC harbors:
- a CDS encoding TrkH family potassium uptake protein produces the protein MASDPQLTRQTNLRRPLGLVVAARDFIDAVANSSPARLALIVFSLVILLFTALLALPVASSSGQATALHDALFTAVSAVCVTGLTVVSTATHWSAFGQVLILVAIQVGGLGILTMASLLALAVNRRLGLRGKLIAQEGMNTGRLGEVGNLLRIVVSTTVLIELALAAVLAPRFMILGESPGQAIWHAVFYAVSSFNNAGFTPHSDGLVPYEYDLWVLVPIMVGVFIGSLGFPVIMVLLQSRLRARGWNLHTKLTVLMSLILLVAGTLLWAVFEWFNQRTIAGMGVGEKILHALFASVMMRSGGFSLVDMADQDASTLLITDMLMFAGGGSASTAGGIKVTTIAVIFLAIVAEARGDTDVRAFGRNIPAGALRVAISVVILGATMVAMATIGLLVVTDETLQPVLFEVISAFATVGLSVGLSPELPPSGKYILAGLMFAGRVGTITLAAALALRQRKPLYHYPEERPIIG